GGTTCGGGGGCTCGACGCGTGTACGCGCTCACGATATCGACCTGCGTACCATTGGCCCGCAGCGTGTCGGCCAGCAACTCGCGCCCGCCGTCGCCGCGCACCAGCAGCACGCGGCGACCGGCCAACGCCGGCAGATCCAGCTGTTCGAGCAACGCTTCCGAGTCGAAGCGTGCCTCCGGACCGCCCGGCGGGACGATCACGCGATGCATCGGGGCCGCAATACCCGCTTCGGCCAGTGCCTGCGCACTGCCAGGGCCGACGACGGCCACCGGCAGCGTCTCGGGCCAGCGCACGGCGGTCTCGCTATTGTCTGCCCCACCGCCAGGGGATTGCAGTTGCACTCGTCGCGCCAGCGCGTGCGACACGGCGTTAGGTGAGACGAAGACGGCCAACGCGTACGACGCCAGCGAGCGCAGCGCATCGTCCAGCGCTGCAAGCGCCGCCGGATCGGCCTGCGCCGCAATGTGCAACAGGGGAAATTCGAGCGTATCGATGCCCTCGGCGTGCAGCCGTGCGGCCAGCGACTGCGCTTGTCCGTCCGGCCGCGTCAGGATCGCGCACGGCGCGACCGGCGATGCGACGGCCCGAAGGTCGGTGCCAGCAGCATCGACGTTGGAGGACGGAGCCGGCGCACGCGGCGCTCGCGACGTCAAACGGCTGCGTCCTTCGGCTCGGACGGCGGCACCAGCGCCAACCCGCCCGCGTCGATCAGTTCCTGCGCCACGCGCTGCCCCAACGCCTCGGCACCCGCCACGTCACCCTGTGCGATGCGCCCGGCGCCTTGCGCGCGAAGCACGGTCGCCCCGTCCGTCGACGCAATGAAGGCACGCAGCGCCAGTTCGCCCTGCGGCGAGAACTCGGCGTAGGCGCCCAGCGGCACCTGACACGAGCCGCCCAGCGCTCGCGAGACGGCGCGCTCGGCACTGACCGCCAGCGTAGTGTTGGCATCATGCAACGGTGCGAGCCATTGCAAGATTTCGGGACGTCCGGCGCGCACCTCGATGCCCAGCGCCCCCTGACCGGCGGCTGGCAGGCTCGCTTCGGTCGGGATGATGGCGCGGATGCGGCCGCCCAGCCCAAGGCGCTTCAGGCCTGCCGCCGCAAGGATGATCGCCGCGAAGTCGCCCCGATCCAGCTTGCCCAGACGGGTGTCCAGATTGCCGCGCAACGGCGCGACCTGGAGATGCGGATAGCGGGCGCGCAGGCTCACCTCACGGCGCAGGCTCGACGTGCCGACCACCGCCCCGGCGGGCAATGCATCAAGGCTGTCGTAATCGTTGCTGACGAAGGCGTCGCACGGGTCTTCGCGCTCAAGCACAGCAGCCAGCGTGAAGCCGTCCGGCAGTTGCATCGGCACATCTTTGAGGGAGTGGACGGCGAGATCTGCGCGACCATCGGCCAGCGCCAATTCGAGTTCCTTGACGAATAGCCCCTTGCCGCCGACCTTTGCGAGCGAACGGTCGAGAATTTGGTCACCGCGAGTGGTCATTCCGAGAATACTCACGTGACACTGCGGATATAATTTGTGCAGCGCGTCACGCACGTGTTCGGCTTGCCACATGGCAAGACGGCTCTCGCGCGATGCGATCACCAGGGTTTCAGGAGCAGCGAAGTTCATTCAGCAACCGCGTGAAGACCAAAAGAAAAAATGGTAACACGCTTGACCGGCCCGAACGGCTGGTCTCGAGAGGAGCGACATGAAGAGCAGCGCAAAGGCGAAAGCCCCGAAAGAGGGCCTGGCCAAGTCGGTCGGCAAGACGTCCCCCGCGAAGGCAGTAGCCGCGGTTTCATCCCCCCCATCCAAGCGCTCGGGCCAGAAGGCCAACGGGCAGGACAAGTCCATCTCCACCGCTGCTGCGCCCAAAGCGCGCCGCTCGCGTGAGGACAAGGACGCGCCGCTGCGTGAGGACATCCGCTTTCTCGGCCGCCTGCTGGGCGACGTGCTGCGCGAGCAACAGGGCAGCGATGCCTTCGATCTGGTCGAAACCATCCGCCAGAACGCGGTGCGCTTTCACCGCGAAGGCGACCGCAGCGCCGCCAAAGCGCTTGATTCGCTGCTCAACGGGCTGACCAACGAGCAGGCCATTCAGGTCGTGCGCGCCTTCAGCTACTTCTCGCACCTCGCGAACATCGCCGAAGACCGCCACCACAACCGCCGCCGCCGCGTGCACGCGCTCGCGGGCAGCCGTGCCCAGCAAGGCAGCCTGAGCGCCGCGCTGCAAAGCCTGAAGGACGCCGGGCGCGACGACCCCGCCACGCTGCAAGCCTTCTTCGCCAGCGCGCTCATCGTGCCGGTGCTCACCGCTCACCCGACCGAAGTTCAGCGCAAGAGCATTCTCGACGCCGAGCGCGAAATCGCCCGTCTGCTCGAACATCGCGACGACGCCCTCACGGAGCGCGAGTCGTCACGCAACACCGATTCGATGCGCGCGTACGTCACGACGCTGTGGCAGACCCGCATGCTGCGTAGCTCTCGTCTGACGGTGGCCGACGAAATCGAAAACGCGCTGTCGTATTACCGCAGCACGTTCCTGTCCGAAATCCCGGCGCTGTACGACGACGTTGCCGCAGAGCTGCACGATGCCGTACCGAGCGTGCGCTCCGAGGGGCTGGGCCGCTTCCTGCAAATGGGTAGCTGGATCGGCGGAGACCGCGACGGCAATCCGAACGTGACGGCGCAGACGCTGCAGTTGGCGATCACGCGTCAGGCGACGGAAATCTTCGCGCATTACCTCGAAGAGGTGCACTTGCTGGGGGCGGAGTTGTCCGTCTCGCAATTGCTTGCAGGTGCGAGCGATGCACTGCTCACGCTGGCCCGCCGCTCGCCGGACGACTCGCCGCACCGCACCGACGAACCTTATCGACGCGCCCTCATCGGCGTGTACGCGCGACTGGCAGCGACTGCGCGCGACTGGGTCGGCCACGTGCCACATCGCGGCGCCGTCGGCAACGCCAGTCCGTATCACGACGCCAGCGAGTTCATCTCCGACCTGAATACGGTCGTCGCCTCGCTCATGGCGCACCACGGCAGCGCGCTGGTCTCGCAGCGCCTCGGGCCGCTCGTGCGCGCCGCCGAAGTGTTCGGCTTCCATCTCGCGAGCATCGACCTGCGTCAAAGCTCCGACATTCACGAAGCGGTCATTGCCGAGTTGTTCGCGAAGGCCGGCGTCCAGGCGAATTACGCCAAACTCGACGAGAACGAAAAGCTTGCGCTGCTGCTGCGCGAACTGCGCGAGGCGCGTCCGCTTTTCTCGCCGTACCTCGACTACTCGCAACGCACCCGCGACGAACTTGCCGTCTTCTCGGCGGCGCGCGACATCCGCGCCCGCTTCGGCGCGCGGGCGGTTCGCAACTACATCATCTCGCATACGGAAACCGTAAGCGATCTGGTCGAAGTGATGCTGCTGCAAAAGGAGACGGGACTCTTTCAGGGCGCGCTCGACAGCGACGGCGGCGACGGTGCGAAAGCCATCGCGTCGAAGGTCGGCCCGATGGTCATCCCGCTGTTCGAGACGATTGCCGACTTGCGCAACGCGCCCGTCATCATGCGGGAGTTCTTCGATATCCCCGGCATGTCGAACGTCGTAACCCAGCAAGGCGGCGAGCAGGAAGTGATGCTCGGCTACTCCGACAGCAACAAGGATGGCGGCTTCCTCACGTCCAACTGGGAGCTGTACAAGGCCGAACTGGCGCTGGTGCATCTGTTCGAGGAAAAAGGCATTCGTCTGCGTCTCTTCCACGGCCGGGGCGGTACCGTCGGCCGTGGCGGTGGCCCGACCTATCAGGCCATTCTCTCGCAGCCGCCGGGCACCGTGAACGGCCAGATCCGCCTGACGGAGCAAGGCGAGATCATCGCCAGCAAGTTCGCGAACCCGGAGATCGGACGCCGCAATCTCGAGACCATCGTCGCCGCCACGCTCGAAGCCACGCTGCTGCCAAGTCTGAACCAGCCGCCGCGTCTGGCCGCGTACGAGCAAGTCATGCAGACGCTCTCCGACACGGCCTTCAAAGCGTATCGCGATCTGGTCTACGAAACGCCGGGCTTCACCGACTACTTCTTCTCGGCCACGCCGATTGCCGAAATCGCCGAGCTGAACATCGGTTCGCGTCCGGCGTCGCGCAAATTCTCCGATCCGAAGAACCGTCGCATCGAAGACCTGCGTGCGATCCCGTGGGGCTTCTCGTGGGGGCAGTGCCGCTTGCTGCTCACCGGTTGGTACGGCTTCGGCAGCGCCGTGAGCGCGTATCTGGACGGCGACGGCAGCAAGGCAGACGCCGCCGGTCGCGACAAACGTCTCGACACGCTGCGTCAGATGGTCAAGCGCTGGCCGTTCTTCGCGAACCTGCTTTCCAACATGGACATGGTGCTCGCCAAGACGGATCTGGCCGTGGCATCCCGCTATGCCGAGCTCGTGGCCGACGAAAAGCTGCGCAAGCGCGTGTTCAACCGGATCGTCGGCGAGTGGCAGAGCACGTCGCAGGCACTGGCGCTGATCACCGGGCACGACGAGCGCCTGGCGGACAACCCGATGCTCGCGCGCTCGATCAAGAACCGTTTCCCGTATCTCGACCCGCTCAATCACTTGCAGGTCGAGCTGCTGCGGCGTCACCGCGCCGGAGAGTCGGACGAGCGCGCGCGTCGCGGCATCCATCTGTCGATCAACGGCATCGCAGCGGGCCTTCGCAATACAGGCTGATCCGACGTCGATCTCCCCTGCACCGGCCCCGCCTGCGAGGCCGGTGCAGGCAGTTTGCATGGGGGCGCACGGCCGGTGGACCTGCCGCTCCTTGGGAATCTCCCCAACGACAGGCGTCCGATAGGACGTTATATTTCGACCCATTCGACCAGATTGCCGGGGGGCAACCATCATGCATACCGATTCGATCGGGCGATCCAAACACGTAACCTTCACACGACGGGCAACGTTGTTCGTCACTTCTACCTTGCTGGGACTGGGTGTGGCTACGCACGTGGCGTATGCGAACCCGGCCTTAGTTGTCACCCCAGCCGTCACCCCAGCCGAAACGTCAGCGCCATCGCTCACTGAGTCGAACGCCAGCGCCCCGCCTTCGCATACGCTGGCGGCCGCGCCGCATGGCGTACGCGGCTTCGCAGTGCGTCTGGTGTCGCAGGCGATGGCGGGTGCGCCCGCTCATCCGTCACGCGAAGCAAAGCCGCGCCCTGTCGTCGACCCGGTGCTCGATCCGCTGATGAACGGCATTCTCAAGCGACTGGCGATCGGCGAGGCCGTGGCACGTAACAAATTCGGCACGGGCAAAGCCGTGCAGGACACAGCGCGCGAACAGGCGCTGCTCGACAGCATGGCCGAGCAGGCCCCCCAGTACGGCCTCACACCTGCGCAGGCCCGCACCTTCTTCCGTCTCCAGATCGACGCGGGCAAGCTCGTGCAGACGGCGTTGCTGGCCCGCTGGGCGCGTGACGGCCATGCGCCGGGCGAGCCGGTGGACCTTGGCACGCGCCTGCGTCCGGCGCTCGACAAGCTGGGCACCTCGTTGCTGCACGACCTCGGCCGTCTGTGCGCCCTGCCCGACGACCCGACGCGTCTGGCGCGCATCCATCAGGCCCGCGAACGCATCGCCCGCGCGGCGAAGCTCGAAGCGCTGCAACGGGCGGCGTTCGACGAAGCGACGTCCGGCCTGTGTCTATCGGCCCCGCCGCGTCTCTGGACGCTCTCGATGGTAGCCACGTCCCACTAGACCGAACGGACAAGATCGCCGCGCCCGCCAGTCGTGGCCCGGGCGCGGCGGCTGTATAATCGCGGTTTGCCGTGCTTTGCCACGGTTCCGCTACGTTCCACGTTTGGCCACGCTACGACAATGACCTCCCAACTCCACAAGAAAGGCGAAGCCTGGTCGGCACGCTTTTCCGAACCCGTTTCCGATCTCGTCAAGCGCTACACCGCGTCGGTGTTCTTCGACAAGCGCCTCGCGCTGTTCGACATCGAAGGCTCGCTCGCCCACGCCGACATGCTGGCGGCGCAAGGCATCATCAGCGCACAGGATCTGGCCGACATTCAGCGCGGCATGACGCAGATTCGCGGCGAGATCGAAGGTGGTCAATTCGAGTGGCAACTGGATCTCGAAGACGTCCACCTCAATATCGAAGCACGCCTGACGGCCCTGATCGGCGACGCTGGAAAGCGCCTGCACACGGGCCGCTCGCGTAACGATCAGGTCGCGACCGACATCCGTCTGTGGCTGCGCAGCGAGATCGACAACATCGGCACGCACCTCGGCGACCTGCGCCGCGCGCTGCTGGATCTGGCCGAACAGCACAGCGCCACGATCCTGCCAGGCTTCACCCACCTGCAAGTCGCACAGCCGGTGACGTTCGGTCATCATCTGATGGCCTATTTCGAGATGTTCAGCCGCGATGCCGAGCGCATGCTCGACGTGCGTCGTCGCGTAAACCGTCTGCCGCTGGGCGCGGCGGCGCTGGCCGGCACGAGCTACCCGATCGATCGTGAGCGCGTGGCTGCAACGCTGGGCTTCGAAGAGGTCTGCACGAACTCGCTGGACGCCGTGTCGGATCGCGATTTCGCCATCGAATTCACCGCCGCCGCCGCGCTCGTGATGACGCACGTCTCGCGCTTCTCGGAAGAACTGGTGCTGTGGATGAGCCCGCGCGTGGGCTTCATCGATCTGGCCGACCGTTTCTGTACGGGCAGCTCGATCATGCCGCAGAAGAAGAACCCGGATGTGCCGGAACTGGCGCGTGGCAAGACCGGCCGCGTCAACGGCCATCTGATCGCCCTGCTTACGCTGATGAAGGGCCAGCCCCTCGCGTACAACAAGGACAATCAGGAAGACAAGGAGCCGCTGTTCGATACGGTCGACACCGTGATCGACACGCTGCGTATCTTTGCGGACATGGTGCCGGGCATCAAGGTGCGCGAAGCCAATATGCGTAACGCAGCGCTGCAAGGCTTCTCGACGGCAACCGATCTGGCCGACTACCTCGTGAAGAAGGGTCTGCCGTTCCGCGACGCCCACGAGATCGTCGCTCACGCCGTGAAGATCTGCTCGGACCGCGACATCGATCTGGCCGATCTCTCGCTCGCCGAATTGCAGAAGTTCTCGCCGCTCGTCGGGGAAGACGTCTTCGAATACCTCACGCTCGAAGGCTCCGTCGCCAGCCGCAACCACATCGGCGGCACCGCCCCGGCGCAGGTGCAGCGGGCGATTGCTGCCGCACGCGCGAAGCTCGCGAAGTAAGCGGAATTACAGCAGCTTCAGCGTCTATCGGCGCTCAGCAATGAAAATGCCACCCTCGGGTGGCATTTTTTTATGGGCCGGACGACACGCCTCTTCAGAATAACGGTAACGACAGGAAGCCCTTGATGATGAGCGCGTTCAGGATGTCAATGAAGAACGCCCCCACCATCGGCACGATCAGGAACGCGAGGTGCGACGGGCCGAACCGCTCCGTCACCGCCTGCATATTGGCAATCGCCGTCGGCGTCGCGCCCAGCCCGAAGCCGCAGTGCCCCGCGGCGAGCACGGCCGCGTCGTAGTTGCTACCCATCACCCGGAACGTGACGAAGATGGCATACGCCGCCATCGCCACCGCCTGCGTCACGAGAATGACGATCATCGGCACAGCCAGCGTCGACAGGTCCCACAGTCGCAGGGCCATGAGCGCCATCGCAAGGAACAACGACAGACTCACGTTCCCCAGCACGGACAGCGAACGGTCGAAGACCTCGTAGCGCACGAGCGACAACAGGTTGCGCACGACCACGCCCGTAAAGAGCACACAGACGAACGTCGGTAATTCGAACGGTGTATCCGAGAGCCATGCCGCGATCAACTCGCCACCGAGCAGACAGATCGCGATCATCGCCACCGTCTCGACCAATGCCTGCGCCGTGATCAGGCGCACCGTATGCGGTCGCTCGAAACCCTCCGGTGCTGCATCCTTCGTCGCATCAAGGCCAGGGACATTGCCGCCAAGGCGGCGTCCGACCAGATAGCGCGCGACCGGCCCGCCCAACAAACCCCCCATCACCAGCCCGAACGTGGCGCACGCCATCGCAATTTCGAGTGCCGACTGGACGCCGTAGCGCGTGGTGAGCGTCTCGCCCCAGGCGGCGCCCGTGCCATGCCCACCGGCGAGCGTGATAGAGCCTCCCAGCAACCCGATGCCCGGCGCCAGTCCCATCGAGACAGCCAGCCCGACACCGATGGCGTTCTGCATGATCAGCATGCCCGCCACAACGCCCACGAATAGCACCAGTTGCTTGCCGCCCGCACGCAAACTCGCGAGATTCGCCGACAAGCCGATGGTCGCGAAGAACGCCAGCATCAGCGGGCCTTGCAGGGAGGTGTCGAAACGCAGTTCGAAGTGTCCGAACTGACGCATCGCCAGCGTGCCGAGCGCAACCAGCAGGCCAGCCGCGACCGGCTCAGGGATGCTGTACGTGCGCAGCGGCGCGATCCATTCGACAAGCTTGCGCCCCAGCAGCAACACCAACGTGGCGCACACGAGTGTGCCGTAGGTGCTGAACACCAGTTCCCTCGTGACGTCCATGACCTCTCCCCCCACTCGAAAAATGCGACGAGTGTAGCAATGACATCCCAAGAAGATGATGGGAAAAATCCCAAAAATGACGCGTTCGAGTGCAACCACTAAATTACCGTTTTAGGCCATGACACGGACGTTTGCGAGGTTTTCGCGGGAATTCACAGATGTTTATGGAGATTTGCGGCGATTGAAGTTGTGACGGCAGCACCTATGAGCGGATTACGCAAGTTGCACGCCGCCAATCGGCGTATGCGACGGCACCGCCTCAACGTTGCTCGCCGGGCTCATAAAAAAACGGCCCCATGTTTTCACATGGGGCCGTCTCATTTTGACGCTTGTCGACCGAAGGATCCGGCATGTGGCAAATGGACTTACTGCCGCACGCAATCCACGAAGTACTCGGGACGGCCGTCGACCTCCTCGACCACCAGACCGTGAATGTCGGTGTGGAAGCCGGGGAAGCGCTCGTTGAAGTCGCGCGCGAAACGCAGGTATTCGATGATCGCGGCGTTGAAGCGCTCGCCCGGGATCAACAGTGGAATGCCCGGCGGATACGGCGTGAGCAGCACGCTCGTGACACGGCCTTCGAGTTCGTCGATAGGCACCCGGTCGATCTGGCGGTGCGCCAGCTTCGAGAAGGCATCCGTCGGCTTCATCGCGGGCTGCATGTCCGAGAGGTACATCTCGGTCGTCACACGCGCCACGTCGTTCGCCTTGTACACGCTGTGGATCTGATCGCACAGATCACGCAGACCGATGCGCTCGTAGCGCGGGAACTGCGCCACGAACTCCGGCAACACACGCCACAGCGGACGGTTGTGATCGTAGTCGTCCTTGAACTGCTGCAACTCGGTCAGCATCGAGTTCCAGCGGCCCTTGGTGATACCGATCGTGAACATGATGAAGAACGAGTACAGGCCGGTCTTCTCCACGATGATGCCGTGCTCGGCCAGATACTTCGTCACGATGGCGGCCGGAATGCCGCTCTCGCCGAACTCGCCGCCCACGTCCAACCCCGGCGTGATGATCGTCGCCTTGATCGGGTCGAGCATGTTGAAACCGTCGGCCAGATCGCCGAAGCCGTGCCAGCGGTCGTTCGCCCGCAGCACCCAGTCCTCGCGCTGGATCGGGCCCTCGTCGCCCAGATTCTCAGGGCCCCAGACCGAGAACCACCACGAATCGCCGTACTCCAGGTCCACCTTGCGCATGGCGCGGCGGAAATCGAGCGCTTCGACAATCGACTCCTCGACCAGCGCCGTGCCGCCCGGCGGCTCCATCATGGCAGCAGCCACGTCGCACGACGCGATGATCGCGTATTGCGGCGAGGTCGACGTGTGCATCAGATACGCTTCGTTGAATCGATACGTATCGAACGTGCGCGCTTCCGAATCCTGCACCACGATCTGCGACGCCTGCGAAATCCCCGCCAGCAGCTTGTGCGTGGAGTGCGTGGCGTAGATGGTCGCCTCCGACGAGCGCGGCCGGCCTTCACCGATGGCGTGCATGTCGCGGTAGAACTCATGGAACGCCGCATGCGGCAGCCAGGCTTCGTCGAAGTGCAGCGTGTCGATGTTGTTGCCCAGCACGTCCTTGATCATTTCGACGTTGTAGATCACACCGTCGTACGTGCTTTGCGTGATCGTCAGAATGCGCGGCTTGGCGTTCGGGTCTCGCTCCAGCACTTCGCGGGCGAACGGATTGGCTTCGATCTTGGCGCGAATGACGTCCGGCTCGAATTCCGACTTCGGGATCGGGCCGATGATGCCGAGGTGGTTCCGCGTAGGCGTGAGGAACACCGGCACGGCCCCCGTCATGGTGATCGCGTGCAGGATCGACTTGTGGCAGTTGCGGTCGACCACGACGATGTCGCCCGGCGCCACCGTGGCGTGCCAGACGATCTTGTTCGACGTCGACGTACCGTTCGTCACGAAGAAGAGGTGATCGGCGTTGAAGATGCGCGCAGCATTGCGCTCGGACGCCCCGACCGGACCGTTGTGGTCGAGCAACTGGCCGAGTTCTTCCACGGCGTTGCAGACGTCGGCGCGCAGCATGTTCTCGCCGAAAAACTGGTGGAACATCTGACCGACCGGGCTCTTCAGGAACGCCACGCCGCCCGAGTGTCCCGGGCAGTGCCACGAGTACGAACCATCGGCCGCGTAGTGCGTGAGCGAGCGGAAGAACGGCGGCGGCAGCGAGTCGAGGTACGACTTCGCTTCACGGATGATGTGACGCGCCACAAACTCCGGCGTGTCTTCGAACATGTGAATGAAGCCGTGCAGCTCGCGCAGGATGTCGTTCGGAATGTGACGCGACGTGCGCGTCTCGCCGTACAGGAAAATCGGAATGACTGGATTGCGACGGCGCACTTCCTGCACGAAGGCACGCAGGTTGATGATGGCCAGCGCGAGTTCGCCTTCGCCTTCACCGCCCGCTTCGCTGGAGAACGTGCCGAACTCGTCGTCGTCGATGGACAGGATGAAGCTCGACGCGCGGCTCGCTTGCTGCGCAAACGAGGTCAGGTCGCCGTAGCTGGTGAGGCCGTTGACCTCCATGCCCTCGGCTTCGATAGCCTCCGCCAAAGAGCGAATCCCGGACCCGGAGATGTTTTCGGAGCGGAAGTCCTCGTCGATGATGACGATCGGAAAACGGAATTTCATTGGCGTTCCTTCGACAAAAGAACGAGCCACGGTCCGACATGCCCGTGGCTCTGGGGCATTGCGATGTATGGGGTGCTCACCGGCGGGCGAGTCGCTAGCCTAGCAGGCTAGGTTTTCGGCAGCGTGACACCACGCTGTCCCTGATACTTACCGCCGCGATCCTTATACGACGTCTCACAGACTTCGTCGGATTCGAAGAACAGCACCTGAGCCACGCCTTCGTTGGCGTAGATCTTGGCCGGCAGCGGCGTCGTGTTCGAGAATTCCAGGGTCACGTAGCCCTCCCATTCGGGTTCGAACGGCGTTACGTTCACGATGATGCCGCAGCGGGCATACGTCGACTTGCCCAGACACACGGTCAGTACGCTGCGCGGGATGCGGAAGTACTCGACGGTGCGCGCGAGCGCGAACGAGTTCGGCGGAATGATGCAGACATCGCTCTCGACGTCGACAAAGGACTTCTCGTCGAAGTTCTTCGGATCGACGATCGTCGAGTTGATGTTCGTGAAGACCTTGAATTCAGGCGCACAGCGAATGTCGTAGCCGTAGCTCGACGTGCCGTAGCTGACGATCTTTTGCCCGTCCTGGGAATACCGGATCTGCGACGGCTCGAAGGGCTCGATCATGCCGTGCTCCTCGGCCATACGACGGATCCATTTGTCGGACTTGATGCTCATGTGTGGGCCTGAATTGGGGTAGTACGTAAAAAGTGGGCATATTTTACGCGAATGTTGCGGTGCGGTGATGTTTTCACTCGCGGCGCCCCGTGCCGGGCCTTCCAGCCCGGCACGACGGGCTTTGTGAGGTGCCTACCCCTCCTTCATACCGTTCTCGTGCGTTCTTACGTGTTCTGCACGACGATCGACGGGAATTTGCTCGTCATGTCCTTCTGGCGCGCCGCAATCTTCACCGCGACCTTGCGGGCGATAGCCTTGTACAGCTCGGCCACACGTCCGTCCGGGTCGCCCACCACGCTCGGCATACCTGCGTCTGCGTGCACACGGATGCTCATCTCCAGCGGCAGCTTGCCCAGCAGATCGACGTCGAAATCATGGCTCATGCGCTCGCCACCGCCCACGCCGAAGATCGGCTCCTCGTGGCCGCAGTTCGAGCAGATGTGCAGGCTCATGTTCTCGATCAGCCCCAGAATCGGCACGCCGACCTTCTCGAACATCTTGAGACCCTTGCGTGCGTCGAGCAGCGCCAGATCCTGCGGCGTGGTCACGATCACCGCGCCCGTGACCGGCACCTTCTGCGCGAGCGTAAGCTGAATGTCGCCGGTGCCCGGCGGCATATCGACGATCAGATAGTCGAGGTCGTGCCAGTTGGTCTGATTAAGCAGTTGTTCGAGCGCCTGCGTGACCATCGGGCCGCGCCAAACCATGGGATTGTCCGGTTCGATCAGGAAACCGATGGAACTCGCCTGCAGGCCGTGACCGTTCATCGGTTCGAGGGTCTTGCCGTCCTTCGATTCCGGCTTGCCGTGAATGCCCAGCAGGGTCGGCAGCGACGGGCCGTAGATGTCTGCATCGAGAATGCCGACATTCGCGCCTTCGGCCGCCAGCGCGAGCGCAAGGTTCACAGCCGTGGTGCTCTTGCCCACGCCGCCCTTGCCCGAAGCCACGGCCACGATGTTCTTGACATTGGGAAGAAGCTTCACCCCGCGTTGTACGGTGTGCGCTACGATCTTTTGGCCGATTTCGACGGCCACGCGCTCGACCCCGGGCAGCTTGCCGACGGCCTCGGTGATGCGCGTGCGCATGGCTTCGAACTGGCTTTTGGCGGGATAACCGAACTCGATCTGAATGCCGACGTGGCCGTGCTCGGCGGCGACTTGCTTCACATACTTTCCGGCGATCAGGTCCAGGCCGGTATCCGGGTCGACGATACCAC
This window of the Pandoraea sputorum genome carries:
- the gltS gene encoding sodium/glutamate symporter; amino-acid sequence: MDVTRELVFSTYGTLVCATLVLLLGRKLVEWIAPLRTYSIPEPVAAGLLVALGTLAMRQFGHFELRFDTSLQGPLMLAFFATIGLSANLASLRAGGKQLVLFVGVVAGMLIMQNAIGVGLAVSMGLAPGIGLLGGSITLAGGHGTGAAWGETLTTRYGVQSALEIAMACATFGLVMGGLLGGPVARYLVGRRLGGNVPGLDATKDAAPEGFERPHTVRLITAQALVETVAMIAICLLGGELIAAWLSDTPFELPTFVCVLFTGVVVRNLLSLVRYEVFDRSLSVLGNVSLSLFLAMALMALRLWDLSTLAVPMIVILVTQAVAMAAYAIFVTFRVMGSNYDAAVLAAGHCGFGLGATPTAIANMQAVTERFGPSHLAFLIVPMVGAFFIDILNALIIKGFLSLPLF
- a CDS encoding arginine/lysine/ornithine decarboxylase encodes the protein MKFRFPIVIIDEDFRSENISGSGIRSLAEAIEAEGMEVNGLTSYGDLTSFAQQASRASSFILSIDDDEFGTFSSEAGGEGEGELALAIINLRAFVQEVRRRNPVIPIFLYGETRTSRHIPNDILRELHGFIHMFEDTPEFVARHIIREAKSYLDSLPPPFFRSLTHYAADGSYSWHCPGHSGGVAFLKSPVGQMFHQFFGENMLRADVCNAVEELGQLLDHNGPVGASERNAARIFNADHLFFVTNGTSTSNKIVWHATVAPGDIVVVDRNCHKSILHAITMTGAVPVFLTPTRNHLGIIGPIPKSEFEPDVIRAKIEANPFAREVLERDPNAKPRILTITQSTYDGVIYNVEMIKDVLGNNIDTLHFDEAWLPHAAFHEFYRDMHAIGEGRPRSSEATIYATHSTHKLLAGISQASQIVVQDSEARTFDTYRFNEAYLMHTSTSPQYAIIASCDVAAAMMEPPGGTALVEESIVEALDFRRAMRKVDLEYGDSWWFSVWGPENLGDEGPIQREDWVLRANDRWHGFGDLADGFNMLDPIKATIITPGLDVGGEFGESGIPAAIVTKYLAEHGIIVEKTGLYSFFIMFTIGITKGRWNSMLTELQQFKDDYDHNRPLWRVLPEFVAQFPRYERIGLRDLCDQIHSVYKANDVARVTTEMYLSDMQPAMKPTDAFSKLAHRQIDRVPIDELEGRVTSVLLTPYPPGIPLLIPGERFNAAIIEYLRFARDFNERFPGFHTDIHGLVVEEVDGRPEYFVDCVRQ
- the dcd gene encoding dCTP deaminase; the protein is MSIKSDKWIRRMAEEHGMIEPFEPSQIRYSQDGQKIVSYGTSSYGYDIRCAPEFKVFTNINSTIVDPKNFDEKSFVDVESDVCIIPPNSFALARTVEYFRIPRSVLTVCLGKSTYARCGIIVNVTPFEPEWEGYVTLEFSNTTPLPAKIYANEGVAQVLFFESDEVCETSYKDRGGKYQGQRGVTLPKT
- the apbC gene encoding iron-sulfur cluster carrier protein ApbC, whose protein sequence is MEVAQINEVLRGIVDPDTGLDLIAGKYVKQVAAEHGHVGIQIEFGYPAKSQFEAMRTRITEAVGKLPGVERVAVEIGQKIVAHTVQRGVKLLPNVKNIVAVASGKGGVGKSTTAVNLALALAAEGANVGILDADIYGPSLPTLLGIHGKPESKDGKTLEPMNGHGLQASSIGFLIEPDNPMVWRGPMVTQALEQLLNQTNWHDLDYLIVDMPPGTGDIQLTLAQKVPVTGAVIVTTPQDLALLDARKGLKMFEKVGVPILGLIENMSLHICSNCGHEEPIFGVGGGERMSHDFDVDLLGKLPLEMSIRVHADAGMPSVVGDPDGRVAELYKAIARKVAVKIAARQKDMTSKFPSIVVQNT